In one window of Tumebacillus algifaecis DNA:
- a CDS encoding HNH endonuclease signature motif containing protein gives MVQPRRWIDELLDVFHELDGIAHYKQVYETIRIRGVMDLTSNTNWQAAVRRTVEQYSSDSEAFLNKEDFFYTVKGKGKGVWGLREILQADEKRLVSKLTNEITETEIENIFEADDELVKKILSRINTIASIEERQVIIKARKASRAVISKLKQLYDHSCQLCRSNHNSRYGVNVVEAHHIEHFSISQNHHPSNLVILCPTHHRLVHAGKATYLRDRQLFVYENGYEETLKLNKHL, from the coding sequence ATGGTTCAGCCAAGAAGATGGATCGACGAATTATTGGATGTTTTTCATGAATTGGATGGAATAGCTCATTATAAACAAGTGTATGAAACTATTCGGATTAGGGGAGTTATGGATTTAACTTCTAACACCAATTGGCAGGCTGCTGTAAGGCGAACTGTTGAACAATATTCGAGCGATTCTGAGGCTTTTTTGAACAAGGAAGATTTTTTCTACACAGTTAAGGGGAAAGGAAAAGGGGTCTGGGGACTTAGAGAGATATTACAAGCTGATGAAAAACGACTTGTCTCAAAATTAACGAACGAAATTACCGAAACAGAGATAGAGAACATTTTTGAAGCTGACGACGAGTTGGTAAAAAAAATATTGTCACGAATTAATACGATTGCGAGTATTGAGGAGAGACAAGTCATAATAAAAGCGCGAAAAGCAAGTCGAGCAGTTATCTCAAAGTTAAAACAGTTATACGATCATTCTTGTCAGTTATGCAGATCCAATCATAACAGTAGGTATGGAGTAAATGTTGTTGAGGCACATCATATTGAGCATTTCTCAATTTCTCAAAATCACCATCCTTCGAATCTCGTAATACTTTGTCCAACACACCATCGGCTGGTTCATGCTGGTAAAGCTACTTACCTAAGAGATCGGCAATTGTTTGTATATGAAAATGGGTATGAGGAGACGTTGAAACTTAACAAACACCTGTAG
- a CDS encoding tyrosine-type recombinase/integrase gives MSRAKSALLRRDILQFHYAINTGLTIRVHPHLFRHTSATLFLEQGGEIRHLAKILGHADLRMVMRYTHLSNKSIKVQHEKFSPLNHIVGKLNKDRIVTR, from the coding sequence ATGTCGCGGGCAAAGTCTGCACTTTTACGCCGCGACATTCTGCAATTTCATTATGCGATAAACACAGGGTTAACAATTCGGGTGCATCCGCATTTGTTCCGCCATACTTCAGCCACACTTTTCCTCGAACAAGGTGGAGAGATTCGCCATCTTGCTAAAATCCTTGGACATGCAGACCTAAGAATGGTGATGAGGTATACTCACTTGTCGAATAAGTCTATCAAGGTTCAGCATGAGAAATTTTCCCCGCTGAATCATATTGTTGGGAAATTGAATAAGGATCGTATCGTAACAAGGTGA
- the istA gene encoding IS21 family transposase, whose amino-acid sequence MLKVPEQQYIKFLREHEGCSITEIAERMNLNWRTAKKYADKDDWNETVGKRFGRYPVLSPFLEIIDTWLLEDEALPRKQRHTARRIFNRLKAEYEFTGGERTVQEYVAKWRAAYAHDRAKSYERLEHPGGEAQVDFGTVQVAQNGRLVERKILTASFPFSNAAFAFPVPSENGECFLEALKRLFGQMGGVPRRIWFDNLAAAVASIEKNGERKQTDAFTRFCAHYRFEPVFCNVARGNEKGNVENKVGYGRRNWCVPIPVIQSLDELAVHLEMEALEDRQRIHYSKKEKVDDLWRQEQKMLYSLPLEPLEVFRLDTGRLNKFRELSFENIKYPLPQCKAEQRVLLKIKWDLIEVLDESYSKIFEFPRPYTDKTMEIEWRAVLDGLKRRPRSVRYSTFVSMMPETLKHFLREVESETCKARLSLVRRLLENYTMGEIAKGLHELMPWDSRVETALEHALYKQRYPEFHPEPFQEVHTPSKIQGYHPGDLANYNDLLGVTL is encoded by the coding sequence ATGTTGAAAGTGCCTGAACAACAGTATATCAAATTTTTGCGCGAACACGAAGGGTGTTCGATAACCGAAATTGCAGAACGAATGAACTTGAATTGGCGAACTGCCAAAAAATATGCGGACAAAGACGATTGGAACGAGACGGTGGGAAAACGATTCGGTCGTTACCCAGTTCTCAGTCCGTTTCTCGAAATCATAGATACGTGGCTATTGGAGGACGAGGCTCTTCCCCGCAAACAGCGCCACACCGCTCGGCGGATCTTTAACCGTCTCAAAGCGGAGTATGAATTTACTGGTGGCGAACGAACGGTACAGGAGTACGTGGCTAAATGGCGGGCGGCTTACGCCCATGACCGAGCGAAGAGCTACGAACGGCTGGAGCATCCAGGTGGCGAAGCCCAGGTAGACTTTGGAACCGTACAGGTTGCGCAGAACGGGAGGCTCGTGGAACGTAAGATTCTTACCGCGTCCTTCCCATTTAGCAATGCGGCCTTCGCTTTCCCCGTTCCATCTGAGAATGGCGAGTGCTTTCTCGAAGCCTTGAAGCGGCTGTTCGGACAAATGGGCGGAGTACCGCGACGCATCTGGTTCGATAACCTCGCGGCTGCGGTTGCATCTATCGAGAAAAACGGAGAACGAAAGCAAACTGATGCGTTCACAAGGTTCTGTGCTCATTACCGCTTCGAGCCTGTCTTTTGTAATGTGGCGAGAGGCAACGAGAAAGGCAATGTAGAGAACAAGGTTGGTTACGGAAGGCGGAACTGGTGTGTCCCGATCCCAGTCATTCAATCGCTCGATGAACTCGCAGTACATCTTGAAATGGAGGCACTGGAGGATCGTCAGCGCATTCACTATTCGAAGAAGGAGAAAGTGGACGATCTATGGCGACAGGAGCAGAAAATGCTCTATTCCCTGCCGCTTGAACCGCTAGAGGTATTTCGTTTGGATACAGGTCGATTGAACAAATTTCGTGAACTGTCGTTCGAGAACATCAAGTACCCACTCCCGCAATGCAAGGCAGAGCAGCGCGTGTTGCTCAAGATTAAGTGGGATCTGATCGAGGTATTGGACGAGTCGTACAGCAAAATCTTCGAGTTCCCTCGGCCTTATACGGACAAGACGATGGAGATCGAGTGGAGAGCTGTGTTAGATGGACTCAAGCGACGCCCTCGCTCCGTCAGATATTCGACTTTTGTGTCGATGATGCCAGAAACACTGAAACACTTCCTGAGGGAAGTTGAGTCGGAGACGTGCAAGGCACGCCTGTCCCTTGTGAGGCGTTTGTTGGAGAACTACACGATGGGGGAGATCGCTAAAGGCCTGCACGAACTCATGCCTTGGGATTCTCGCGTCGAAACAGCGTTGGAGCACGCTTTGTACAAACAACGATATCCCGAGTTTCATCCTGAACCGTTCCAAGAGGTACACACCCCATCGAAGATTCAAGGCTATCATCCAGGTGACTTGGCCAATTACAACGATCTGTTGGGGGTGACATTATGA
- a CDS encoding acyl-CoA synthetase has translation MTTDKAYEQQVNAFTLDVPETYNFAKQVDVYAELNPSQLAVHWENEAGDILQLTYGELKAASNKWANALQTIGLTRGDRVIVLLPRSLEAYIVYLGLIKAGVVVMPGSEMLRPKDIEYRANHAGATGVIAFGNITSEVDQVRTQCPTLTKFIIVGSEKEGWTSYESLIADQSSEYEAVATRTDEMAFLSYTSGTTGGPKGVVHTHAWPYAHQKIAATYWFDVQAGEMAWATAGPGWAKWIWSPFVSILGKGGTAFVYAGRFNPETYLNLLAKYPIAVLCSTPTEYRLMAKVDNMERFQPKALRSACSAGEPLNREVIDAFHKHLGITVRDGYGQTENSLLVGNFVGLDVRPGSMGRPSPGVNVSIIDEDGNVVQSGTVGDIAVHKDAPILFKGYLNDEVRTGRAFRGDWYITGDQGKVDEDGYIWFEGRADDIIISSGYTIGPFEVEDALVQHADVAECAAVASPDPDRGHIVKAFVVLKRPELASEQKVRELQEHVKNLTAPYKYPRVIEFVESLPKTTSGKIRRVELRAAERDKAR, from the coding sequence GTGACAACTGACAAAGCTTATGAACAACAAGTGAATGCATTCACGTTAGACGTGCCGGAGACCTACAATTTCGCCAAACAAGTGGACGTCTACGCCGAACTGAATCCGAGCCAACTGGCCGTGCATTGGGAAAATGAAGCGGGCGACATCTTGCAACTGACGTATGGCGAATTAAAAGCTGCTTCAAACAAGTGGGCCAACGCGCTGCAAACGATCGGTCTGACCCGTGGGGATCGCGTGATCGTATTGTTGCCGCGCTCGCTGGAAGCGTACATCGTCTATCTCGGTTTGATCAAGGCAGGCGTTGTCGTCATGCCGGGCTCTGAGATGCTCCGACCAAAAGATATCGAATACCGTGCCAACCACGCCGGAGCTACTGGGGTGATCGCGTTTGGCAACATCACCTCCGAAGTCGATCAAGTCCGCACACAGTGCCCGACGCTCACAAAGTTTATCATCGTCGGCAGTGAAAAAGAGGGCTGGACTTCGTACGAATCGTTGATTGCCGACCAATCTAGCGAATATGAGGCTGTGGCAACACGCACCGATGAGATGGCATTCCTCTCCTATACTTCTGGTACCACAGGCGGCCCGAAAGGCGTCGTGCACACGCACGCTTGGCCGTACGCGCACCAAAAGATTGCCGCAACCTATTGGTTTGATGTGCAAGCAGGTGAGATGGCTTGGGCGACGGCAGGTCCTGGGTGGGCGAAATGGATCTGGAGCCCTTTTGTCTCCATCCTTGGCAAGGGCGGTACGGCTTTTGTCTACGCAGGCCGTTTCAATCCTGAGACGTATCTCAATCTGCTGGCCAAATATCCGATCGCGGTGCTCTGCTCGACCCCGACCGAATACCGTCTGATGGCCAAAGTGGACAACATGGAGCGCTTCCAGCCAAAAGCGCTGCGCAGCGCGTGTTCTGCTGGTGAGCCGTTGAATCGCGAAGTGATCGATGCGTTCCATAAGCATTTGGGAATCACCGTCCGTGACGGCTACGGCCAGACGGAGAACTCGTTGCTCGTCGGCAACTTTGTGGGTCTTGATGTGCGCCCGGGCTCAATGGGACGTCCTTCACCGGGTGTCAACGTGTCGATCATCGACGAAGACGGTAACGTCGTGCAAAGCGGTACGGTCGGTGACATCGCGGTACACAAAGACGCACCGATTCTGTTCAAAGGCTACCTCAACGACGAAGTGCGCACTGGCCGCGCATTCCGCGGTGACTGGTATATTACTGGCGACCAAGGCAAAGTGGACGAAGACGGCTATATTTGGTTCGAAGGCCGCGCCGATGACATCATCATCTCGTCGGGTTACACCATTGGGCCGTTCGAAGTGGAAGATGCGCTGGTGCAGCATGCAGACGTGGCAGAATGTGCAGCGGTGGCGAGCCCAGACCCCGACCGCGGTCACATTGTCAAAGCGTTTGTCGTGCTCAAACGTCCAGAGCTGGCATCTGAGCAAAAAGTGCGCGAGTTGCAAGAGCATGTCAAAAACCTGACCGCTCCTTACAAGTACCCGCGCGTGATCGAATTTGTGGAAAGCCTTCCGAAAACGACGTCTGGCAAAATCCGCCGCGTCGAACTGCGTGCCGCTGAGAGAGACAAAGCACGCTAA
- the istB gene encoding IS21-like element helper ATPase IstB → MNRKMLAQACKTLHLAHVMNHYESVPFESRTDFLLAILQSEIQGRESSKMKRLMKRAGFPQLKTFEGYNFEEITFPNHCTEQSLRELNFLKHKENILMLGKVGTGKTHLAIALGVEACRQGLDVRFYRVSELVAKLQERHASGTLTRFQKELMKCDLLILDEVGFVPFHQTGAELLFHVISECYEQRSLIVTSNLEFGQWNSVFGDTRLTKALVDRLVHHAHILSFTGESYRLRHALSSINS, encoded by the coding sequence ATGAATCGAAAAATGTTGGCGCAGGCGTGCAAAACGCTCCATCTGGCACATGTAATGAACCACTACGAATCGGTTCCGTTCGAGAGTCGTACTGACTTCTTGCTGGCAATCCTGCAGTCAGAGATCCAAGGACGTGAGTCCAGTAAAATGAAGAGATTGATGAAGCGCGCCGGATTCCCTCAATTGAAAACGTTCGAAGGATACAACTTTGAGGAGATCACGTTTCCGAATCATTGCACGGAGCAGTCTCTACGTGAGCTTAACTTCCTGAAACATAAAGAGAACATCTTGATGTTGGGAAAGGTGGGAACTGGGAAAACCCATCTGGCAATTGCGTTAGGGGTGGAAGCCTGTCGGCAGGGGCTTGATGTGAGGTTTTATCGCGTCTCGGAGCTTGTCGCCAAATTGCAGGAAAGACATGCGAGCGGGACGCTGACGAGATTTCAAAAAGAACTGATGAAGTGCGATCTGTTGATTTTGGATGAGGTGGGCTTCGTGCCGTTTCACCAAACGGGTGCTGAACTTCTGTTTCACGTTATCTCGGAATGCTATGAGCAGCGAAGTCTCATAGTGACCTCCAATCTGGAGTTTGGGCAATGGAACAGCGTGTTTGGTGATACTAGATTAACGAAAGCGCTGGTGGATCGTTTAGTTCACCACGCGCACATCCTGAGTTTTACGGGCGAGAGTTATCGCTTGCGTCATGCTCTGTCGAGCATAAATTCATGA
- a CDS encoding tyrosine-type recombinase/integrase, whose product MADKRTGRRVKFERKVQSVSLALVDLFQVFYEAKVAEGVSKRTLETYMENFRFLCNFLDMNQIPHDVTEVTPEVLRSYQTWMLTTKQRFEGHDHKSEKEKTVGLSPVTVNTRTKTLRGMFRFLCKEGLIDHDPWTNVKKAEEAQSEIKVMTVEQLKKLLQTPNQRSYAGFRDYVLMNVLIDGFLRINEAVSLQKDDIDFDLEMITIRAEVAKTKRSRMVPLQRNTIKLLKELVHEGEEFGNRCVFLTNYGEPLSPNQFRHRLKEHAKTAGFVFRN is encoded by the coding sequence ATGGCGGACAAAAGAACTGGCAGACGAGTCAAGTTTGAGCGCAAGGTACAATCGGTATCACTCGCATTAGTGGATTTGTTTCAGGTATTCTATGAGGCGAAGGTGGCGGAAGGCGTTTCAAAACGTACATTAGAGACGTACATGGAGAATTTTAGATTCTTGTGCAACTTTCTGGATATGAACCAGATTCCACACGATGTTACAGAAGTCACACCGGAGGTACTGAGAAGTTACCAAACATGGATGCTCACTACAAAACAACGATTTGAAGGACATGATCACAAGTCGGAGAAGGAAAAGACGGTCGGTTTATCACCTGTTACGGTTAACACTCGCACGAAAACGTTGCGTGGCATGTTTCGTTTCTTGTGCAAAGAGGGGCTTATTGATCACGATCCTTGGACGAACGTAAAGAAGGCAGAAGAGGCACAATCGGAGATAAAAGTAATGACGGTGGAACAGCTCAAAAAGTTGCTTCAGACGCCAAACCAGCGTAGTTATGCAGGCTTTCGCGACTATGTACTCATGAATGTTTTGATTGATGGCTTTTTGCGAATCAATGAGGCTGTTTCGTTACAAAAAGACGATATTGATTTTGATTTGGAAATGATCACAATACGAGCAGAAGTTGCAAAAACGAAACGATCAAGAATGGTTCCGCTCCAACGAAATACAATAAAATTATTGAAAGAGCTAGTTCATGAAGGTGAAGAATTCGGAAACAGGTGTGTGTTTCTCACCAACTATGGTGAGCCGCTTAGTCCGAACCAATTCCGTCACCGTCTTAAGGAACATGCAAAAACAGCAGGGTTTGTGTTTCGCAACTGA
- a CDS encoding PaeR7I family type II restriction endonuclease: MWMPSNDEIKHITQYALMNFWGVRSNGVLDGKTMDGFANVLMDVLLKNGVHETEIIFGRSAKLPGYFRMSKDWDMIVLKNLQDGTRRLLAVIEFKSMHGSVGNNLNNRSEEAVGSSYDLWKAFEHGAFGASRPFLGYIYVMTDHPANKKGTERRGNMLFRPLDEYTKFPRTQQPANYEERAELFMMKMVQEQLYDKCALIIADTKKLGDYRTPNEELSIELLIRSLVGHIIAHQTS; encoded by the coding sequence ATGTGGATGCCATCAAATGATGAAATAAAACATATAACCCAATACGCACTTATGAACTTTTGGGGGGTCAGAAGCAACGGAGTGCTAGACGGCAAAACTATGGATGGCTTCGCCAATGTCCTAATGGACGTTCTGCTGAAGAATGGTGTTCACGAAACAGAGATTATTTTCGGTCGCTCGGCAAAATTACCCGGCTATTTCCGGATGTCAAAAGACTGGGATATGATTGTGTTAAAGAACTTACAGGACGGTACAAGACGTCTGCTTGCAGTCATTGAGTTTAAGTCTATGCATGGTTCTGTCGGTAACAATCTTAATAATCGATCCGAAGAAGCTGTAGGAAGTAGTTACGATTTGTGGAAGGCATTTGAGCACGGAGCCTTTGGTGCTTCACGCCCTTTTTTAGGTTACATTTACGTAATGACTGATCATCCGGCTAACAAAAAGGGGACGGAACGGCGTGGAAATATGCTATTCCGTCCCCTGGATGAGTACACAAAATTCCCCCGTACTCAACAACCAGCAAATTATGAGGAACGAGCAGAATTATTTATGATGAAAATGGTACAAGAACAATTATATGACAAATGTGCTCTCATCATTGCAGATACTAAAAAGCTCGGTGATTATCGTACACCAAATGAAGAGCTTTCTATTGAACTGCTCATAAGGTCATTAGTGGGTCATATTATCGCTCACCAAACTTCCTAA
- a CDS encoding DUF1028 domain-containing protein produces MRSDRLIHTFSIVACDPQTGEIGVAVASKFLAVGSIVPWAKANVGAVATQSWANTGFGPDGLKLLAEGKTARETLELLLEGDEDRDYRQVGIVDRHGNAAAFTGKKCHDYAFHHIGEGFTCQGNLLAGPEVLDAMAISFQYAKGDLADRLLAALIAGDEAGGDKRGKQGAALYVVKEKGAYDGHIDRYVDLRVDDHSSPTYELKRLLNLHRLYMGETDPSKLRPIEGEVLVELVGHLTRFDFLKADSEFTSYDETVKKALQDYCAVENFDTRWREDGQIDEEILAFMRTK; encoded by the coding sequence ATGCGGAGTGATCGTCTGATTCACACCTTTTCTATCGTCGCCTGTGACCCGCAAACTGGGGAGATCGGGGTGGCGGTTGCTTCAAAGTTTTTAGCGGTTGGCTCGATCGTGCCGTGGGCAAAGGCCAACGTAGGGGCAGTGGCAACGCAATCGTGGGCCAATACTGGCTTTGGCCCAGACGGTTTGAAACTGCTTGCCGAAGGCAAGACGGCGCGCGAGACGCTCGAACTGCTTTTGGAGGGCGATGAGGACCGCGATTATCGCCAAGTCGGCATCGTGGATCGCCACGGCAATGCGGCGGCGTTCACCGGCAAAAAGTGCCACGACTACGCCTTCCATCACATCGGAGAAGGTTTCACTTGCCAAGGCAATCTGTTGGCCGGACCGGAAGTGCTCGACGCGATGGCGATCTCGTTTCAATATGCAAAAGGCGACTTGGCAGACCGCTTGCTGGCCGCTTTGATCGCCGGAGACGAAGCGGGCGGCGACAAGCGTGGGAAGCAAGGGGCAGCGCTTTATGTCGTCAAGGAAAAAGGAGCGTATGATGGCCACATCGACCGCTATGTTGACCTGCGCGTCGATGATCATTCGTCCCCGACCTATGAGTTGAAGCGCCTGCTCAACTTGCATCGTCTGTACATGGGGGAAACTGACCCGAGCAAACTGCGTCCGATCGAAGGCGAAGTGCTGGTCGAACTGGTCGGGCATCTGACCCGCTTCGACTTCCTGAAGGCGGACAGCGAGTTCACCTCCTACGATGAGACGGTGAAAAAAGCGCTGCAAGATTACTGCGCTGTTGAAAATTTTGACACGCGCTGGCGGGAAGATGGTCAGATCGACGAGGAGATCTTGGCGTTCATGCGCACGAAGTAA
- a CDS encoding HU family DNA-binding protein: MNKTDLVNLVAEKADLSKKDAAVAVDAVFDGIVEALATGDKVQLIGFGNFEVRERSARKGRNPQTGEEIDIAAAKVPAFKPGKQFKDSIK; this comes from the coding sequence ATGAACAAGACGGATCTGGTCAACCTCGTAGCCGAAAAGGCGGACCTCTCCAAGAAGGATGCTGCAGTTGCAGTCGATGCTGTTTTCGACGGTATCGTGGAAGCGCTGGCAACTGGCGACAAAGTACAACTGATCGGCTTCGGTAACTTCGAAGTACGTGAGCGTTCTGCACGCAAAGGCCGCAACCCGCAAACCGGCGAAGAGATCGACATCGCTGCTGCGAAAGTTCCGGCATTCAAACCGGGCAAGCAATTCAAAGATTCCATCAAGTAA